The DNA window GCGTTCAGATGAATGTCCGCGACCAGCTCGGGGGCGATCACCGCATTAACAGTCCGAAAAATATACGAAAGAAAGTACCCGCCCGCGAAGGGGAGAAAGACCGCCAACGCCACGGGTAGCGGCAGACCGGCGCGGTACGTTGAACCAGGCGATTCGGGTCGGGCTTCTTCTGACACACTGCTACTCCCATTCCATGCTCAGCGTTATCCTAGCAGTCGCGCCCGGCTGAGTGAGCGGGAAGCAGGGCTTTTCTCGCTGGCTGCCTGGCGGAGATTCAGCCTGCGGCGATCTATGTCATACAAGAGGATTCATTATGGACAAGCAATTTCTGGGCAAAACCGACCTGGCGGTAAGCCGGATCTGCCTGGGCACCATGACCTGGGGTGAGCAGAACACCGAAGCGCAAGCGTTCGAGCAGCTGGACTATGCGGTGTCCCAGGGAATCAACTTCATCGACGCTGCGGAAATGTATCCGGTACCACCGCGGGCCGAAACCCAGGGGTTGACTGAAACCTACCTGGGTAATTGGCTGAAGGCGCGAGGCAACCGACAGGATCTGGTGATCGCCAGCAAGGTCGCGGGGCCCGGCAACGGTTTGAGCTATCTTCGCGGCGGCCCGCGCCTGACCCGCAGCCATATCCGCAGCGCCCTCGATGACTCGCTCAAACGGCTCGGCACCGATTATCTCGACCTGTATCAGGTCCACTGGCCAGACCGGAAGACCAACTTCTTCGGCCAACTGGGTTATCAGCACGATCCCGCGGAGGATGTCACGCCGATCGAGGAGACGCTTGAGGCGTTGGCGGAACAGGTCAAGGCGGGCAAGGTCCGCCATATCGGCCTGTCCAACGAGACCCCCTGGGGCACGATGAAGTATCTGGCGCTGGCCGAAAGCCGCCGTCTGCCACGGATCGTGAGCGTGCAGAATCCCTACAGCCTTCTCAATCGCACCTACGAGGTAGGCATGGCGGAAGTATCGCACCGGGAGCAGGCCGGTCTGCTGGCGTATTCGCCCCTGGGCTTTGGCACACTTACAGGCAAGTATCTCGACGGGCGTAAGCCCGAGGGCGCCCGGCTGACGTTGTACACCCGGTTCAGCCGCTACAACGCGCCCCAGACCCAGAAAGCGGTACGCGCCTATGTCGACCTTGCCCGGGAACACGGCATGAGTCCGGCGCAGCTGGCCCTGGCGTTCGTCAATAGCCGGCCCTTTGTCACCAGCACCATAATCGGCGCCACGGGACTGACTCAACTGGAGGAGAACATAGGCAGTTGGGACATTAACCTATCGGACGAAGTCCTGCAGAAAATAGAAGCGATTCATCAGGTTTACACGTCACCCGCGCCATAGCGTCGCTACGACAGTTCTACCTGGCCAGGCATTTGTGTAGACTTCTGCCGCCTGGTTCCCGGTCATACGGGCCACGCGGGCTATGCCCGACCCGCTCTGTTCACGAGGATTCGACATTGGAAAGTACGGCCCGCGCGAAGCCCAGTCTCACCGAGAAAGCATTCTGGACCATGATCAATGCCGTGGAACGCCGGCTTTTCTCGGATCGGTTTATCGTTAGCAATAAAACGCCTTACGACATCATCTATCAGGACGGAATAATGAGCGTTCGCCATTATCTGCCCCTGGAAGAGGATGAAATCCAGGTGGGCGATACTATGGTGCCGGTAGAGCCTGTGCGCCAGCGCGTGCCCGTGGTGCTGGTGCCCCCACTGGCGGCGACGGCCATGATTTTTGACCTCTTGCCCCAGCGTTCTCTGGTGCGTTACTTCCTGGCCAGAGGATTTGACGTTTATCTCATCGATTGGGGCGAAGTAGAGGCCGAACACCATGGCCTTTCCCTGGAGAGTTATGTTCTCGACTGGATGCCCGCGGCTCTCAAAGCGGTGCGTGATGACAGCGGTGTGAAAGATATCTCGTTTTTTGCTTACTGCATGGGCGGGCTTCTGGCGCTGATGTACACAGCCGTTTCGCAGGACAGGCACGTTCGCAACATGGTCACAGTCGCGAGCCCGGTGGACATGCATCAGGTTGGAATTGCTGGCCGAGTGCTTTCGTTGGTCTACCGCCCGGCCCAGATTGTAAGTCAACTCCTCAACATCTCGCTGCTGGATCTGCCGGCGCGTTTTGTTCATGTACCTGGCTGGTTCAACTCGTTCGTATTCAAACTTACCAATCCAATCGGCAGTGTTATCAGCTCGCTCGAATTGCTGGTCAACCTCTGGGACCGGGAGTATGTGAAGGAACACACCACCGTGAGCCAGTGGTTTAACAAAATGGTCGATTACCCGGGGGAGACGATCAAGGGCATGGTGGTTCATATGGGCCTGAACAACCGTATGGCCAGGGGGCGGATGCGGCTCGGCGACCAGGAGGCAGAATTCAAGCAGATCCGCTGCTCGATCCTTGCCTTTGCCGGAGAAGGCGATAAGTTGGTGAGCGTGCGATCGGCCCATAAAGTACTCGATATAGTCTCGTCGGAAGACAAAGAATTCTGTGTTGTTCCGGGCGGACATGCTGGCGTTTTTGCGGGCAGCCATGCCCCGGACAATACATGGGCTATGGGTGCAGACTGGTTACTCTCCCGGTCGTCATGAGGGGCTACATTACGAAGTTCGGGTAAGTCTTTACATTCGGTGACAAAAAAGATCAGATGGAGGGGCTGTTTTTGATCGTATTGCGATTTGGATCGGCTACAATTGTGTTAAATAAATTTTAAGATCCATTTCTTTTTGCGCCTTGCGGGTTCGTCAAATGGTTTTACGTCTCTTCTTCATCCTCCTCGCCGTCAATACTATTGCGTTCGTCGCACATGCCGAAGCGTCGGAGCAGCAAGAGCGCGTGGAACGGCCTGATCTTTGGGCTATCGTAGAAGCCGGGCCCGCGAACGCAGAAGATGAGTTGGAAGACGAACTGGGGGAACTTGCTGACTTGGGTGCCAGGTTCCTGAAATGGCAGTTTACCCGTGAACAGGGCCCCCGGTATGCCTCTGACCGCGTATTTTCTGATCATGGTATCGCCATGGTTGACGATGGGGCTGCACTGAATCTGAAATGGCGCTTCTAAGTCAGCGATTGGCTCCCAGCAACAATTGATTCCCGCCCGCAATCGACTTCGATTCTGACTCCCATTCTGAGTCCGTGGCTCATCTCTCCGCAGTGACACTGGACCACACACGTCTCTGCTCAGCACCCCAGCCCGACCTGACTGTTTCTCTGCGGTAGTTTCCCTCTCCTGATTGACCGTTTCATATAATCTTCCGATGCTTTGCTGTTAACCTCGCTGCTGTCGTTCGGGGCGCCCCTCTCGTTGTCAGTGGGCTATCCGTTGTAGAGTATTGGTCGGTCAGGTGCGCAAAAGCTGAGGAGGTTAGCGAATGGCAACAGAGCCCAAAGTCTTCAGGCGGGTAGAACCCTGTGTGGACGCAATCCTGGCCGCGGTAGGCAAGGAGATTCACTTAGGGTTGCCCCTTGGCCTCGGCAAGGCCAATCGGCTGGCTAATGCGCTGTATCAGCGAGCGCTGGAAGACAAGAGTGTGAGTTTGCACATCGTGACAGCGCTGTCCTTGACCCTTCCCCATGGGTCTCAGCCACTTGAGCGCCGTTTTCTAGAGCCGTTTGTAGAGAGAGTCTGGGCGGGAGTACCTGAGTTGGATTATGCCCGTGACCTTCAGCGCGGGGCTCTACCGGAGAACGTGAAGGTCTCCGAATTTTTCTTCAAAGCTGGCAGCAATCTTGGCAATGCCACCCAGCAGCAGAACTACATCTGCACCAACTATACGCACGCTGTCAGGGACCTTCTCGCACAGGGAGTAAACGTAGTTGCGCAGATGGTCGCCCCTGACCCTGGCGGCAGCGATCAGGTCAGTTTTTCTTGCAACCCTGATCTGAGCCTTGACCTTATACCACTGCTGCGGGAAGGATCGGCTGGAGACGTTGTCGTGGTTGGTGAGGTCAACCCATCTCTGCCTTTTATGGAAGGTAAAGCTGCTGTTCCGGCTGCTCTTTTCGACCTGCTCCTCGAAGGCCCAGCATTCAACTACAGTCTCTTTCCCGCACCGGCTATGGCGATAGAGCCCGCAGAACACATGATCGGGCTCTTCGCGAGCGCGCTGTTGCGCGACGGCGGAACGCTGCAGGTCGGGATCGGTTCCCTTGGCAGCGCTGTCATTTACAGTACGATTCTGAGGCATCAGCGCAACGACACCTATCGGGAACTGCTTGAGCGGCTGGACGTCGCAACACGGTTTCCGGTCGCCTTGGAGGTGGGGGGCAGCGGCACCTTTGACGTCGGTCTCTATGGTTGTAGCGAGATGCTCGTGGATGGGTTTGTTGAGCTCTACAGAGCCGGCATCCTGAAGCGCGAAGTCTTTGATGACCCAGCCCTGCAGAGACTGATCAATGAAGGACTGGTCGATACCCGGCCCTCGCTCGATATGCTCGACCAGTTGGTGGAGGCTGAACTGATACAGGGTACGTTGCGCGCGCGGGACATCAAGTGGCTGCAACGCTATGGCATACTGGCGGATGGGGTTGAGCTCAAGGGCGGCCGGCTCGTGATCGGCGACGAAAGCGCAAAGCCCGAGCTTACTGATCCAGAGGCTCGAAAACTGATCGGCGAGAAATTCCTGGGTGCATCATTAAGAGGCGGAGTTGTCGCCCATGGTGGCTTCTTCCTTGGGCCACAGTCGTTCTACCAGGCCCTACGCGACATGCCCCCCGAAAGTCGCCAGAAATTCTCCATGACCAGCGTCAAGTACATCAATGACCTGTACGACCACCCATTCGGCTCCCAGACGCTTAAAGCAGCGCAGCGCACCGAAAGCCGCTTTATAAACTCGGCCATGATGCAGACCCTCAACGGCGCCGCCGTCTCGGATGGTCTCGAGGATGGCCGCGTTATCAGCGGAGTAGGGGGGCAATACAACTTCGTCGCAATGGCCCATGAATTGCCTGGAGCACGGTCAGTGCTGACCTTGCGCAGCACCCGGCAGTCGGCCGGTAAAACGGTTTCGAACATCGTTTTCAACTACGGCCACATCACGATTCCTCGTCACCTGCGCGACATTGTTGTGACCGAATATGGCATTGCTGATCTTCGGGGTAAGTCTGATCAGGCTGTTTATAAAGCGCTCATCCAGATTGCCGACTCCCGCTTCCAGCAAGGCCTGCTTCGCCAGGCCAAGAAAGCAGGCAAAATCAGCAGTTCCTGGGCGATTCCCAACGCCTATTGCAACAACCGACCCGAAGAGATAGTAGCGCTGGTTGAACACTATCGGAAACAGCATGACATTTTTCCTGCGTTTCCTTTCGACTGCGCATTTACCCCGGAAGAGTTGCGTCTGGCAGAGGCTTTGCAGGCGTTGAAGGCAGCGACCAGCAGTCCGATGGCCAAGCTGCAGACGCTCATCGCGGCTTTGAAGGTGGAGGACGTACCCGCCCACTGGCAGGCTCTGCTGTCCAGAATGGGTCTCGAGCGTGTGGAAGGCTGGAGGCAGAAACTGGACAGAAAACTGTTATTGCAGGGCCTGCGACTTACAGAACCCGATGCCGGGCCGGGCAATACACTGTAGAACCGCCAATGCTACACGTTCGGCTGCAGCTCATCGTCACTAGCGCTACGTGTTTCGATAATCTCGAGATCAAAGTAGAGGGTGAGGCCGGCCAGCGGGTGGTTGGCATCCACAACGACGGTATCGCCGGCTACCTCTATCACTTTCACAACTTGTGTCTGCTCACCGGTGTTCGTCTGGAACTTCATGCCTGGCTGAAGTTGATCCACGCCTTCAAAAACGGAGGCGGGCACGGTGTTAACCAGCGCTGGATCATGCTCCCCATAGGCGAGATCAGGCGGTATTGTAACCTCCAGAAGATCGCCTGGACCGCGTCCCTCAACAGCTTTTTCAATGCCTGCGATAACCTGGCGGGAACCTGCAACGAACCGCAGCGGCTCGCCTCCTTCTGATGAATCGATCACTTCACCCTCGTGATTTTTCAGGCGGTAGTGTACGACGTAGGCCAGGGGGCGTTGCATAGTGGGCTCCTAGTGACAAAGAACGCCGCAGCTTAACAGAAAGTGAAGTGGTGCGGGGGCGGGCAGGAACGCTTCATGAGTGCCAGTATTTTTCCGTGATTCACGCCCGAAGTGTGGATTGGGAAGTTTTTGCCTTACGCAACAGTCTTCTGTTGCCTGTAACTCAATCCATGTATTTCTTGCGGCAGCCTGTATACTTCTTGTTACAGTAGGAAAGCTTGACCAAAACGCTTCGCGGAAGAGACGTTCTTCCAGGGAGTGAAACTGGTCTGGCCCCGACCGGTTTTAGGCCATTGCCACCGGAGCCGGCCAGATCTGACGTAATCGGGTAATGAAGAGATAGATCGCGTGGAACAAAACAGAGAAGCATGGCGCGTTCTCATCGTTGAAGATGATGAGCGACTAGCGGAGTTGACCAAAGAGTTTCTGGAGAAGAACGACCTGGTCGTATCGCTTGAAACCTATGGCGGCCATGCCGTCGAGCGGATCAAGAACGAAAAACCCGATCTGGTCGTTTTGGATCTGATGCTGCCGGGGGAGGATGGTCTGTCTATCTGCCGGCGGGTTCGTCCTTTTTATAATGGTCCCATACTGATGCTTACCGCACGTACGGATGATCTCGATCAGGTGCTTGGGCTGGAGATGGGTGCTGATGATTACATGTCCAAGCCGGTACGCCCACGGGTCCTGTTGGCCCGAATCCGGGCTTTACTAAGGCGCGTGAGCGAGAACCAGTCGGCTGCGCCGGTTGAGCCTGCACCGACGGACTCTGCCCGGCTGACATTCAATGACCTGGTTATCGACCGTTCCATGCGGGAAGCCTGGCTCAACGACGCCAGCATCGACCTTACCAGTGCAGAGTTCGATCTCCTGTGGCTCCTGGCCAGCAACGCCGGGCGCGTTCTGAGCAGGGAGGAAATTTTCACCGCCCTGCGCGGCATAGAATACGACGGCCAGGACCGCTCCATTGACGTGCGGGTGTCGAGAATCAGGCCGAAAGTTGGCGATGATCCGGTCCACCCCCGCCGTATAAAAACAGTGCGCAGCAAAGGGTACCTGTTCGTCAAGGAGGCCTGAAAGCCTCGCCTGCAACCTTCGGGTTGCTGGATCTGTACCGTCGATCCAGACGGGACTTCGTTCCGTCGGCGTGGTCATTTCACCACGGGCTGTCGGTTTTGAAATGAACTGCCGCAGCTTAGAGCACTACAACGTCACGCGGCAGCCAGCACCTCTATGCACCCCAAGCCCTATCTTAAACTTTATCTGATCATTCTCGGCGCATTTCTGGGCGTCGCGCTTGTGTGTTTCGGCCTTTATCAGGGACTCAATTCCGTTCGCGAACGGGCCTACCTGGAAGCGCTACCGGCACCACTGATGAGCTGGGTTGCCGCACATCCCGAATTTATCGGTGCGACAACTTCGCCGGATCTTTCCGGGGCGTGGGACTTTGGCATCGACGCGAGGTCAGAGCTTGGGGCGGTTGAGCTGGAGCGACTCGGCTACGGCCAGGTGATCGTCGATCAGGACGCCGGGGGGCTCCGGTGGTACATGCAGCTGCAGGATGGCTCTTTGTTGCAGCTCGCGCTGGACGATCCGTATCGCGACCTGGGCGAAATGAGTGCTCGACTGATCGCCAGGCTGTTTGAGCTGCAGCCCGGCACATCCCATGGTGCGGGGTTTGCGGATGTGGGGGCAGCCCTTGGCGTACTGGTCGAGCCGGTGGTGCGGCAGGATCAGTTGCCCGACCAGGATGTGCTGGATCAACTCGGTGACGGTCATATCGGGTACGACCAACCATCTGCCAGCGATCCGGCGCAGCTGTTTTTTCGCGTGCATGGAGAGGGTTTGCGTTCCGGACAGCTGATGAGAGTCACTTTACCCCCGCCTTTTGATCCCTGGGCGTGGCCACTATTGCTTCTAATGTTCTCCATCCTGGCAGCCGCCGTCAGTGGCTTGGTCTACCTGTTACTCTCACGTCTACATCATCGACTCGCAAGCATAGAGAACGTGGTGGCGCGGATCGCCAGAGGCGAGTTGGACGCCCGCGTACGCGAGGGCAACCAGCCGGTTGTTGACCGCCTGGGTTACGCCTTCAACAGTATGGCTGAACATATTCAGCGTTTGGTCGGGGTTCAGCGGGAAATGATCCACGCCGTTTCTCACGAACTGCGCACGCCAGTTGCCCGGATCAGGTTTGGCGTCCAGATGCTTGACGATGGCGGCAGCGATCCCGAGCGTGAGAAGCAGCTTGCAGCAATCGACGGCGACATTCAGGAGCTTGATGAGCTGATTGACGAGATTCTGACTTATGCGCGGCTGGAGCAGGGCGGGCCGGTACTGACTCTGGAGGAGGTGAATGTCAGTAAGATTGTTCGTCAGGTCGTGTCTGAACAACAGTCGACTCATCCGAAAATCACTATCTCGGCGCCCGGGGTCCGTGAGCAGGAGGATGCTGCGCTATCCGATGCCGATCCCCGTTACCTTCATCGGGCTATTCAGAATCTTGTCGGTAACGCCACGCGTTACGCCCGAAGCGAAGTCCGGGTGATCTGTCATTTTGAGCCTGAAACCTGCCGCGTCGATGTTGAAGACGATGGCACAGGTGTGCCCGAAGAATACTGGGACAAGGTCTTCACCGCGTTCGCCCGTCTGGACGATAGCCGGACCCGGAAATCCGGCGGATACGGGCTGGGGCTCTCCATCGTCCGGCGCATCCTCTTCTGGCACGGTGGCCAGGCGTTCGTCGGACGCAGTGAGGAGCTTGGTGGCGCCCGGTTCAGCCTGGTATGGCCGCGGCGTCAACCTGACCTTGAAGCGGGCGAGCGCTCATAGCCGAGGGCTTGAGGCGAGTGCATGGAAGTAGTCCCGGCCTTGAGACTGACGCCTGGGGCTAGTTTCTGGCAGGCCCGGGGGCCAGGTGAGTCTCGCGCGCTGCAAACGCGATCAGATGGTCAGCCTCTAGCCTGATACCGATGTACTGGTCGACCTGAAAATCCAGGTGGCTTCTGAACAGAGCCTCTATCTCCGCACCGGACGCCAGTTGGAGTCTGTAAAGGGTAGACGTGCCGGCAAACGTCTTTTCGACAATGCGTAGCTGGAGATCGGAGCGCGGGTCATGGACAACATCATCCGGGCGCACCAGAAAGTCGACGGGCGTGCCACGCGCCCAGCCATAAGCGCGGTTACCCCGGATTACGCCTAGTTCGCACTCGATCGCATCCGGTGACATCATTTGGCCCCGAACGAAACAGCCCTGGCCCACGAAGCTTGCCACAAAACGGTTGGCCGGCTCGTGATAGAGGTTGTAAGGACTATCCCACTGCTGCATCTGGCCGTCCCTGAGCACGGCGATCTGGTCACACATGGCGAACGCTTCCTGCTGATCATGCGTAACCAGAATGGCGCTCAGCCCTCTTTTTTTCAGGAGATCCCGCACATCAATGCTGAGCCGCCGTCGGAGGTCAGCGTCAAGACTGGAAAAAGGTTCGTCCAACAGGATGAGGTCGGGTGATGGCGCCATTGCCCGGGCTAAAGCAACTCGCTGCTGCTGTCCGCCGGAAAGATTTGTGGGCAGACAGTCAGCCATATCCTGGAGCGATATGAGTTCAAGCATTTCCTGGACGGTTTGCTGGCGTTGCTGGCGGCTGAGGCGGTGAAGTCCGAAACCGATATTCTCGGCAATGCTCAGGTGGGGGAAGAGTGCATAGTCCTGAAACACCATGCCCACGCCCCTGTTCTCGGGCGCTACAAGCCGTTCTCGGGTGCTGAGCACGTTGCCCCGCAATTTGATCTGGCCGGTCATGGGTGGAATGAAGCCGGCCAGCGCCCGCAGGACAGTGCTCTTACCGCAGCCACTCGGGCCCAGCAGGCAGCCAATCTCCCCCTCTGCCAAAGCCAGGTTGAGCGAATGAACAACCGCGCTTCCGTCGTAACCACAGCTGAGTTCCGAAACTTCCAGAATCCACGTACTCATATTCAAACGCCTGGCAGCAGCAAGAACTCGAGTAGCGCTTTCTGTGCATGAAGCCGGTTTTCGGCTTCATCCCATACTACGGCGCTCCGGTGCTCCAGCATGTCTGCAGATATCTCTTCTCCCCGGTGGGCCGGAAGGCAGTGCATGAACAGTGCGTCTTTGTCCGCGAGTTGCATCAGGGCGGGGTTTACCTGGTAAGGAGCGAATGCTTTCAGACGGGCACCCTGTTCGTCCTCTTGTCCCATGGAAGCCCATACGTCCGTCGCGATCAGGTGCGCGCCAGAGACCGCCTCTTCCGGGTTGCTGAACACCTGTACCCGGTCGCCATGTGCATTCAGGAGGGCTGGGTCAGGTTCATAGCCGGCCGGGCAGGCGACCGCCAGCTGGAAATCAAATTGTTCGGCCGCCATGATGTAGGAGTGACACATGTTGTTGCCGTCGCCAACCCAGGCTACGCGGGCGCCTTTGATCGAGCCGCGGTGCTCCCGCCACGTCTGCATATCCGCGAGCAGCTGGCAGGGGTGAAAGTCATCAGTCAGCGCGTTTATGACGGGAACCCGACTATAGTGCGCGAAGGTTTCGACGATCTTGTGTTCGAATGTCCGGATCATGACCCCATCCGCCATCCGCGAAATGACCCTGGCGCTGTCCTCGACAGGCTCTCCACGGCCGAGCTGGGTATCACGGGGGGACAGGAACAATGCAGACCCGCCGAGTTGAGCCATGCCCGCTTCAAAGGAAACGCGTGTCCTGGTCGATGATTTTTCGAAAATCATGGCCAGCACGCGGTTCTTGAGGCTATCGCGTACGACACCCGACTGATGGGATTTTTTAAGCGCTATCGCATGATCGAGGAGATCGCTCAGCTCCGTCGGCGAGAGATCTGCCAGAGTCAAAAAATGTCGAACGGCCATTGCCAGGCATCCTGTTGAATCATGGAATAGGTTTTGAGAGATGGGCCTACTAGCGGCGGGGACGCTTGCGCTCGTCCGCCATGTAGAGTTTGATCAGCCGGATAAGACGCATAGCCATGTCGTCCGCCTCGGAATCGGTCATGGTCAGGGCGGGCAGCAGACGGATGACTCGTTCAGCGGTCACGCTGATAAGCATACCCTGGGTTTTAGCCAGGAGAGCGAGTTCCGGACAGGGCTCCTGGAGCTCGATACCAATGATCAGCCCCAGGCTGCGGATCTCCCGGACGTAGTAGGCGCCCTCCAGGTAATCCCGCATGGGCTCCATCACACGCTTGCTCAAGGCCCGCGCCCGGGCAACCAGGTGGTCATTCTCCAGCGCGCTTATCACAGCAAGCGCAGCCGCGCAGCCGAGGGGGTTCCCGCCAACCGTTGAGGCGTGGGCTGAGCCGAAGAATACCTCTGCAGCTTCGCCGCGGGTCAGGCAGGCCGAAATCGGGAAGCCATTGCCCAGGCCACGCGCGAGCGTCAGCACGTCGGGTAAGACACTGTATTGCTGACAAGCAAAGAACGACCCGGTCCGGCCGATACCGCTCTGTGTTTCGTCGAGTATCAGCAGCCAGCCCTGGTCCCGGCAGATATCCTGCACGGCCTTGAGGTACGCAGGCTCGGCGATGACCGTGCCAGCGTCTCCCTGGATGGTTTCCAGCATGATCGCAGCCACGTCCTGCCGGGTCGCCGCTAGCTCCCGGATTGCTTCGATGTCGTTGAAGGGAACGCTGGCGAACGCATCGGGCGAGGATCCGCGCTGCTCATTCCCGGCCACCAAAATGGCCGGGTTCGTGATCCCCTTTTGCAGACCGAACTGACGGGCTATTCTGATGGCGCTGTCATTTGCTTCTGCACCAGAATGCGCAAACAGCGCCCCTTCCATTCCTGCCAAGTCGCTCAGCTTCGTTGCCAGAGCCCGCTGAGATGCGCACTGGAGAGGGCTCGCGCAATAGGTCAACTCGCCTGCCTGATGGGCCAGAGCCTCCTGCACGCCTGCATGCGCATGACCCAGCCCGCATTCACCAGACCCTGCAGAGGTATCGAGATAACGATTACCCTGGGTGTCGTAGAGCCAGATCCCGTCTCCGCGCTCGACGCTGAGAGACAGACGACCGGAAGAGTTGAATAGCGGATGCTCCGCCATGGCGGTTCCTTAAACCTCGGTACAGAAGGTACCGGCGCTAACGAAAAAAGGCAGCATCTGACGACACGCTCCGGTTCGCGAATGGCCCGCGGGGCAATAACGCGACATCGGACCCGTCTCGGGGTGTGCTGCCTTGACCTGATCAGTTTATCGGGTGCCTTTCGAGGTGCGCCCTTGCGCCGCCAGACACCGGCCGGTTCATCCAGACCCACCAGTACGCCTGCAAAACGCGACAAAACGATGAAGCGGGCTGGGAGATCTGTCAGTGGCGTTCCTGATCGCCGAGATCTGGCTCGGCTAGTTCGCTATGTTAGCGGTAAAGGTTGTTGATGACAACGCGTCAGCGGCTCGCGGCGAGGGCTGAAAGTGCAGTTGTGGCGTCGGCAAAACCGGGCATCAGGCGGCCAGGATAAAACCCGACTAACGTAGTCAGGAATAGCCTCGCTGTGTAAAATAGACGCCATCGAGACCGGGCATACGAGGCCCGGCGGCGCATCCCGACCCGGAGGATATTCGATGGACATTAACGAGACAATCAAGCAGCAGTTGGATAGCAACCCCATTCTGCTTTATATGAAAGGCAGCCCCCAGGCTCCCCAATGCGGGTTTTCCGCTCGGACAGTGCAGTCCCTCATGGCGTGTGGCGAGCGCTTCGCCTTCGTCAACATCCTGGATAACCAGGAGTTGCGCGAAGGCCTCAAGGTCTACTCGAACTGGCCTACCTTTCCCCAGCTCTACATTAATGGCGAGCTGGTTGGCGGCTGTGACATCGTTAACGAGATGTACGAGAGTGGCGAGTTGGAGAAGCTGGTGAAAGACGCTTCAGCTTCGGCAAACACCACCTCTGACCAAAAAGCCTGAACAGGCTCCCACCCAGGATCAGCCGATCCCGCCTGGCTCCAGCGCCTGCTGGAGCCAGGTACCGCAGAAAAGCTGTTAAGGCTCGCCGAGTCAGCTCCATGAAGCATTAGGCTTTATTGCAAAGGCAGAGAACAGCAGGCCGACCGCTACAGGTAGACGGGCGACATTATCAAATGAAGTCTGAATCGAAAGCCGTTGGGACGTTCTTCTTCCGGTGGAGGCGGGTAGGGGCTGGCGGCCAATGCGGACTGCACGGCGATCCGGTCAACAAACTCGCTACCAGAGCTCTCCTTCAGTTGAACCCTTCTGACCGCACCGTTGGCAAGCAACTTTAATTCGATCGTGATCGGCTGGGTTCCGGCTTCAACTGCCTGATTGAACTGTTTAAG is part of the Hydrocarboniclastica marina genome and encodes:
- a CDS encoding NADP(H)-dependent aldo-keto reductase gives rise to the protein MDKQFLGKTDLAVSRICLGTMTWGEQNTEAQAFEQLDYAVSQGINFIDAAEMYPVPPRAETQGLTETYLGNWLKARGNRQDLVIASKVAGPGNGLSYLRGGPRLTRSHIRSALDDSLKRLGTDYLDLYQVHWPDRKTNFFGQLGYQHDPAEDVTPIEETLEALAEQVKAGKVRHIGLSNETPWGTMKYLALAESRRLPRIVSVQNPYSLLNRTYEVGMAEVSHREQAGLLAYSPLGFGTLTGKYLDGRKPEGARLTLYTRFSRYNAPQTQKAVRAYVDLAREHGMSPAQLALAFVNSRPFVTSTIIGATGLTQLEENIGSWDINLSDEVLQKIEAIHQVYTSPAP
- a CDS encoding alpha/beta fold hydrolase; this encodes MESTARAKPSLTEKAFWTMINAVERRLFSDRFIVSNKTPYDIIYQDGIMSVRHYLPLEEDEIQVGDTMVPVEPVRQRVPVVLVPPLAATAMIFDLLPQRSLVRYFLARGFDVYLIDWGEVEAEHHGLSLESYVLDWMPAALKAVRDDSGVKDISFFAYCMGGLLALMYTAVSQDRHVRNMVTVASPVDMHQVGIAGRVLSLVYRPAQIVSQLLNISLLDLPARFVHVPGWFNSFVFKLTNPIGSVISSLELLVNLWDREYVKEHTTVSQWFNKMVDYPGETIKGMVVHMGLNNRMARGRMRLGDQEAEFKQIRCSILAFAGEGDKLVSVRSAHKVLDIVSSEDKEFCVVPGGHAGVFAGSHAPDNTWAMGADWLLSRSS
- a CDS encoding acetyl-CoA hydrolase/transferase C-terminal domain-containing protein, yielding MATEPKVFRRVEPCVDAILAAVGKEIHLGLPLGLGKANRLANALYQRALEDKSVSLHIVTALSLTLPHGSQPLERRFLEPFVERVWAGVPELDYARDLQRGALPENVKVSEFFFKAGSNLGNATQQQNYICTNYTHAVRDLLAQGVNVVAQMVAPDPGGSDQVSFSCNPDLSLDLIPLLREGSAGDVVVVGEVNPSLPFMEGKAAVPAALFDLLLEGPAFNYSLFPAPAMAIEPAEHMIGLFASALLRDGGTLQVGIGSLGSAVIYSTILRHQRNDTYRELLERLDVATRFPVALEVGGSGTFDVGLYGCSEMLVDGFVELYRAGILKREVFDDPALQRLINEGLVDTRPSLDMLDQLVEAELIQGTLRARDIKWLQRYGILADGVELKGGRLVIGDESAKPELTDPEARKLIGEKFLGASLRGGVVAHGGFFLGPQSFYQALRDMPPESRQKFSMTSVKYINDLYDHPFGSQTLKAAQRTESRFINSAMMQTLNGAAVSDGLEDGRVISGVGGQYNFVAMAHELPGARSVLTLRSTRQSAGKTVSNIVFNYGHITIPRHLRDIVVTEYGIADLRGKSDQAVYKALIQIADSRFQQGLLRQAKKAGKISSSWAIPNAYCNNRPEEIVALVEHYRKQHDIFPAFPFDCAFTPEELRLAEALQALKAATSSPMAKLQTLIAALKVEDVPAHWQALLSRMGLERVEGWRQKLDRKLLLQGLRLTEPDAGPGNTL
- a CDS encoding FKBP-type peptidyl-prolyl cis-trans isomerase codes for the protein MQRPLAYVVHYRLKNHEGEVIDSSEGGEPLRFVAGSRQVIAGIEKAVEGRGPGDLLEVTIPPDLAYGEHDPALVNTVPASVFEGVDQLQPGMKFQTNTGEQTQVVKVIEVAGDTVVVDANHPLAGLTLYFDLEIIETRSASDDELQPNV
- a CDS encoding response regulator, with the protein product MEQNREAWRVLIVEDDERLAELTKEFLEKNDLVVSLETYGGHAVERIKNEKPDLVVLDLMLPGEDGLSICRRVRPFYNGPILMLTARTDDLDQVLGLEMGADDYMSKPVRPRVLLARIRALLRRVSENQSAAPVEPAPTDSARLTFNDLVIDRSMREAWLNDASIDLTSAEFDLLWLLASNAGRVLSREEIFTALRGIEYDGQDRSIDVRVSRIRPKVGDDPVHPRRIKTVRSKGYLFVKEA
- a CDS encoding ATP-binding protein encodes the protein MHPKPYLKLYLIILGAFLGVALVCFGLYQGLNSVRERAYLEALPAPLMSWVAAHPEFIGATTSPDLSGAWDFGIDARSELGAVELERLGYGQVIVDQDAGGLRWYMQLQDGSLLQLALDDPYRDLGEMSARLIARLFELQPGTSHGAGFADVGAALGVLVEPVVRQDQLPDQDVLDQLGDGHIGYDQPSASDPAQLFFRVHGEGLRSGQLMRVTLPPPFDPWAWPLLLLMFSILAAAVSGLVYLLLSRLHHRLASIENVVARIARGELDARVREGNQPVVDRLGYAFNSMAEHIQRLVGVQREMIHAVSHELRTPVARIRFGVQMLDDGGSDPEREKQLAAIDGDIQELDELIDEILTYARLEQGGPVLTLEEVNVSKIVRQVVSEQQSTHPKITISAPGVREQEDAALSDADPRYLHRAIQNLVGNATRYARSEVRVICHFEPETCRVDVEDDGTGVPEEYWDKVFTAFARLDDSRTRKSGGYGLGLSIVRRILFWHGGQAFVGRSEELGGARFSLVWPRRQPDLEAGERS